In Verrucomicrobiota bacterium, one DNA window encodes the following:
- a CDS encoding response regulator yields MNILLVEDDATDMKLLSAVLNSSGHSVRENDSAEQAMEEIKARHPDIILLDLKLPGMDGLALARRLKQDPETQHIPIVAITAAPEKFSKADALAAGCDAYIIKPVDTRKLSGQIVSAAVHKTGPAGKA; encoded by the coding sequence ATGAACATCCTGCTCGTCGAAGATGACGCGACCGACATGAAACTGTTGAGCGCGGTACTGAACTCCAGCGGCCATAGCGTCCGCGAAAACGACTCCGCCGAACAGGCGATGGAGGAAATTAAAGCCCGCCATCCTGACATAATCCTCCTGGATTTGAAATTGCCCGGCATGGATGGCCTCGCGCTCGCGCGGCGCTTGAAGCAAGACCCGGAGACGCAGCACATCCCCATCGTCGCGATTACCGCCGCGCCCGAGAAATTCAGCAAGGCGGACGCGCTCGCCGCCGGCTGTGACGCCTACATCATCAAGCCGGTGGATACACGGAAGCTCTCCGGACAAATCGTGAGCGCCGCGGTGCACAAGACCGGGCCGGCGGGGAAAGCATGA